Below is a window of Zygosaccharomyces rouxii strain CBS732 chromosome C complete sequence DNA.
tgaaattaaaccaagatgacgataaaattgttaaattaAAGACATGGGAAGTAAAGGCACCTTTGGATTTTGCTCAGTTGTGTGACAACTGGGAAGATCAAAAGAGTGGTAATTACGTATTTGGGTatggtggtgaagagaATCAGATTAAGCTAGTAGAGATTGATGCagattttaccaatttGAAGCAGATTTGGGAAGCTAAAAATGTGAAGAATGATAAATTAGATATGAGAGTGCCCGTATGGCCAACTgcaatgaaatttttacagCCTCTCAAATCAGATAACGTTGATAAAGCAAGCTTAAATCTCCAATTCGTGGTTATTACTCATTGGTCTCATTTAGCACACTATAGCACCCAGCGTGGTAGAAGACCGATGGTTTATAAGCAGCTGTTTGACAACAGGGAacctttggaaaaattagaaatCAACGACGAATCCACTACAAGTTTGGGTAACATTCCCactgataaatttcaaaattttgccCTGATGACCACTGATACGAAGAAAAATGTATATAAATACGATGTTAGTGGACGTTTATTGGCAAAATTGGGAAATGGTGATATCTCTGGTGCTGTATCATTTGTGAAAAAGGTGGAGCCTGGCTATATTTTGCAAGGAGGTCTAGATAGATACGCCAGAGTCTTTGATGCATCTACCGGTGAAAGACTGGTGAAAATTTACGCTGGTGGTAGTATCAACTGCATGGTCGTTCTCGACTCTGATAGATTGGACCCCGTTCAGAGGGAAAGAAAGGAAGCTAAGAGGAAACCGGTAGATGATGCGGAAGATGCTGAGAAACTATGGAAACAATTAGGCAAAAATCCTAAAAAAGCGAAGAAATGATGGACACTCTCATTTTCAttcatatatatatatatatatatatatctgTACAATATTTAAGGCCCACCTGCTTGCTGTAATTTCTTATCGTGACCACGCTTCCGGTTGTGATTGGCCTTGGCAgcttttttcttttcatctctGGCCCTTTGTACACTGGGGTTTGTATTCTTGGTATTTTTAGTGCTTGGCGATGGGGATGCTTTGTTTCTTGGGGTACTAGATCTACTTCCACCTTCACTTTCGTTATCTTTATTCTTGACGTATGAAGTCTTTCCTGTCTTAACATTACCGCTAAAcatgaatttttcttcaagaattcTGGCACGTTGAGGGgatctttccaaaataCGTGCCCAACCTTCAATCTGTTCATCTGCCCAATTAGTTTCCTTCCgcatttcttttctcaCTTTAGTGCCCCTCTTagatctttcaaatagCGTTTTATCTTGTTTCAAAAGGCCCCATAGATATCCCTGGATCTTATCAAACTGAGATATACCATTTGCCTCACCactttcatcaccatctgCCACATCTGGTCTATCAGAGGTATGAATTGCTTCGGCATCATCGTAAGTGTCgtctctttcatcttcatctctttcatacatcaatttcaatgcCCAGGACATGGTCTTATTCTTCAACTCATCAGGAACGTGCTTGATATGTTTATCAGATGGCTTTTTCATTGGTTTCATTACAATATTATCGATATTCCTGTCAACATGACCGTTTTGTTGTGACTTATTGTGTTCTTCCTCTCTCTCTTCTGCTGAAATGCTTTCCGCAATGCTTGGATTCTCGAATAGGGCATTAATTGCCAATTCCACGTTACCATCGTATCTTTTCAATAGCTGAGATCGTTGAAATGCGGTCAAATGTGGGAAAATTTCTCCTAGTTGAGCAATATCCTCTTCTTTGATCTCTACTGAGAGTACATTTTCCTCTGGCTCTGCTTCTGGAGTTGGTATATTGAAACTTAGAAAGGGAAGTCTTTGTCTTAATCCACCTATTCTTTCactgaatttttcatccaCAAGCAAACTACCTAGAAGCGGATATAATGCTAGTGTGTCCAAATTACTTATTCCCATTTCACTCGTGACAGATACTATTGCATTGACTGAGGCTGATAAAAGTGATACAATGACCAGTTGTTTAGCAATATTACTATGTTTACCTTTCCCTTTAGCCCACCAAAGCTCTAAAGTTTCGAGCCAAGTCGTTGTGGGGAACTGATCTGCAAATTTATTTGGTTTTAAAGATCGAGCGCTTAATAGACTTTCAAAAGAGCTTAAATCGACCCTAGTAAATTTCCCATTTTCCACTAGTTGTTTGATCCTCTGTTGTATTTGCGGTATTCTGTTTAGTTGTGCCTTTTGGGTATTAATCTGGGGAGTTAGTGATCCATCGATCAAGCCTCTAACAGAATCAGGATTTTCCTTAACATATATTTTTACTAAATCCCAAAGATGCTCACCAAAGATCTGCAAATGCAGTAATCCACATTTCTTAATTAGAGAAAATATCCAGGCCCGTAGCAATTCTAGTTGCTTGGAGACATCATGGTTCATACCAAGGGAAAGCACTTTAccctcttcttctgctatTTCGTGCAAGTAACTTCTAACAAAAATGCACAAGTTGTCATAAGTAGATTCATCTATCTTTTCCACATTATTGTCACAGTTTAAAAACTCGAAGTATATCACATACGTCTCAAGCAGGTGTGCCCATACCACTGGATCCTTTTCAATCAAAAGAGCCCTCAAATTAAAAGGAGGAAATCTAACAATTGGTAATGAGATTAGAGGAGAATCTCCGTCCACTTCAACAACACGTTTATTCAGCATAAAGACCTGCAAAATCCTGTTCTGTTGTTTTGAATACTTGTATTATTTGATTTATTCATTGTTTCTATATAGAACGATAACtctgaaaaaaatcaatgagCAGCTCTTAAACAATAAACAAAAATGCTTAAAGTAACAAAGATAAGAATGAAAGTCGATAGTAAAGCTTTAGAGTACTGAATTAGGGACACCTTGGCTTGCAGACTAACACAGTATCTGGCATTACCGTTCACGGTTGCAGCAGCAGGAGGGAACCTTTAAAGGGCGTTTGAGGGACAGAAATTCCTACGTGACTTTTGTGGTAATGACAAGTGTGGTATCGAAGTACTACGTTGCTGATCTAACTACGAGATGGAACACACGTTGTTAGTCCCAACGCTGAAGGGAGTCATTAATCCAGGAAAATAAACTAACAAACCTCTGAGCGCTGATATTGTGGTTGCTTATTGGTCTGAGTACATGTCAATTGAGTAGACTCATGAGCAGAGTGTCTTCTGCTGTAGAAAATGCTCTAGGATGCAGGTTTTATCGTATTATTCTTTCTAATTTTCTATGCTTATAGATGACATAAATCACTTGTGCGATTAACAGTTTAATAACTCTCGGTGGCCAAGTTGGTTTAAGGCGCCAGACTGTAATGTGAAAAGTTATCTGGATATCGGGTGTTCGAATCACCCCCGGGagatttattttttttatttgtGGGCGATGCTGGTAATaatagtgaaaaaataacaTTCTACTGTTTGACAGTAATGTAGTTTACTCATTCaatgttaaatttttgTGACATTGGCAAGTGTTTGcttcttttgaatatgTGATTCAGAGTGGTTTAAGCGTTTTACGTTGGCACCATATATACTTAATTGGACTCTCGAATTAGCATGAGTATTTAATAAACTTTATAATGAATGAAGCTTGATCTTATGTTAAGTTTAatcctttgaattttaAGGCATTATCAGTTATActtaattttgaaattaaaatatattattttattatagTATTTCTGTATTGGAAATAAACTCTAAATTTATTCGAATCGTTACAGTCAGCTCTACGTTACCAAAACTCCCACCAATAAATTTTATATATTTAAAGATACCAATTCCAAAGACTGTTGAACACAGaagaattcttttttaattACTCTCTGTATTAATATAGGCGTCTGTCATCTAGTTATTCATTAGCGACTTCACGACATTTAAGGTAAGATACAAGCCAAAAAGAAAGTTTAATTCTTAATACAACCAAGATAATGTCTTCTCTAGATCCTTTAAATGTTGAATTAGAACAACAGGATAAACAGCATACGCAATCAAAGTCATATAGAAAGTATGAAGTTCATGAGGGGATCATATTTTGCATAGAGCTTTCAGCTGGTATGTTTCAGGAGCTCTCAGAATTGAACTATAAGGTTCAACTGgtggaaattttggaaaccTTGGAGCAATTGATGTCTCAATTGGTTATTGTAAGACCAGGCACAGGTATAGGTTGTTATTTCTACAATTGCAATAAAGATGATGCCAAGAATCACATCTATGAGTTCTTTCCCCTACGAGATATAAATGCTAAAAGTATGAAAAAGCTCAGTGATTTATTAGATGATTTGGCCAATGATAGAATaactcttcaaaaatttctgcCATATGATGAATCTGAGAGAACTCCCCTCGATTTCTTGTATGGATTTATTCAGGATGAATTCCTTAAGGAAGTTGAAGGTCAAAAGGCTTTTAATAATAAAAAGGTGTTTCTCTTCACAGATAATGATTCACCTCCAGAGGCAGAGGATAATGAAACCAAATCAAGGCTAAGGCACCTTGTTGATGACATGGATGaccatttcatcaactttaCGACTTTCTTTATTGGTAAAGAAGAAGCGCCATTTGATGATTCCTTCTATTCTgatgttttgaaattaggAGCTACCGCCGAGGACCCCAATACCGAATTTGATGGTCCCAATACGACACCGATCTCAGCATCGTATATTAAATCTAGAGTTTTGAGAAAGCAAGAAGTTAAGAGAATTATGTTCCAATGCTGTCTGATATTAGAAGAGCGAATGCAATTTATGGTGGGTATCAAAGGATACACGATCATTATTCAAGAAAGACCGGGACAGCGATATAGATTGGTGTATGAAAAGGATGAGGTGAGAAAGGAAGCTAAttcaaagagaaaatttttggattccAACACGGGCGAAGTgattgaagaaggtttgaCCAAAGTGTTTCCCTATGGTGATTTGGATATAACAATcactgatgaagaattgaatgaagTCAGGAAAAGTTatactgaagaagaatcatttttaaagaTTATTGGATTTCGTGATTATAATAAATGTATCCACTACTTTAATAATATCGACAGGGCCTTATTTGTGGTGCCAGATGAGTTTCGTTTTGAAGGTTCTATTAGGACTCTAGCGTCGTTGTTCAAGAACCTTCGTGCTAAAGGGAAAGTTGCCGTAGTATGGGGAAAATTAAAGACCAACAGTCATCCAGCTGTCTTCGTTCTAAGCCCCTCACGAAACGAGGATCCTAACGAAGGGTTTTATTTGTATAGGATACCGTTCGCAGAGGAGTTAAGGAGATTCCCCCAATCGTTAATTCGTCATAATTCGTATGATACACCAGAGTATAACCAATTGAAGGATACAACTAAAAGTATCATAgatcattttcaatttgcTAAAGGTTATCGACCCTCTGAATTTAGAAATCCTGATTTGCAGAaacattttaaaattttgcATGACTATCTATTACAAGTggaacaagaggaagaagatgattcACCTGAAAGTTCTAAGCAAAGATTATTATCAGAAGACGATTCTCTATTAAAACTTGCACAAATCAGGGATAAAATTATGGATTCTGCTCAATCCAGTGATCCCAAGAAGTTTCAATTGGATGAATATTTCCAACTATGGAATAGGCTTTATGAGGATGTCTCCAAGGCAACTACTTTAGAAGATGCCCCACGGCCCAAGCCTAAACAGCcgagaaagaagaattagtTTACTAATTCCAGTTCACAAAGCATGCACAAATGATCACTTGGGTATTCACCTGTATGCGGTTGACCATGCTCAGTCATTTCCTTACCTGGCGGTACACGCAAAAGGCCTCTGATTTTTAGACTGTTTTCcctttcaaaagattctaATGAATCTATTTCCTTGCAATCAGAAAAATCCCAGTGTCTTATAAAGAACAGATAGTCCAAGAGACCACGCCAAGTATGTGCCCAATTCGATATTTCAGGTTCACCTCGCTCATTATCGAGACCGGCGTTTTCAGGATGTACTTTCCTATAAGCGACAGAATATAAGGAAACAGCTCTCATATCTAATGAATTGTGTAAAGATTGCATCTGTTCGACTAATTCACGCTCATGGTCTTTGGCCTCATAGTGTTGAGGAACAGGATGATCTGGTTGATCAGTACCGAATTTTTCGATATTTCCaccttcttcctcttctgcatcatcttcttcaccatcacgCATTTTGGAGAAAGTGTAAGAAGTACTGCATTCAATCACAGTCTTTGCCCTTTTGGAATACTCGATAGGTTTACGAGTCATAGACAAATAAGGTGAATCAAATGGTTGAGAGTTGAAATCACCGCAGAAAAATGGATACCAATGGGAGTGATCACCATCATTACCATTTTGTAAAACGTTGACCCTATGCGAAAACTCTTTGACTTTGTTGAGAACCACATAACACTGTCTAGTCCTTTCAAACGTACCAAAAGGATGCCAAAACAAATGGGTGGTCCCCACGATAATTCCtgtctttttcaaattgtgTTCCTGCGCAACTTTAtcagaaaatttcaacgaTAAAATGAGTCCAGCAttgtttgttgttgttcttggTGGGATATCACCAGATGATTCTCTATCGAAATCTATCAACATTTTATCAGTCATAACAAAATACTCTCTTTTCCATACAATTGCAACACCGTGGTTTTTGGAGGCTTGTCTATGGAATTGCGAATCGTAGCCCAGTTTGGCCAATTCATCTTTCCAAAAACTTTGATATTGGATataatcaatttcttgtagaCAAATCACATCTGCATTGTAGTATTTAAATTCATTTAACAACACTTTTGACCGTCTGTACCATTTCAATGCATCGCCACTAGTGGGGAAAAGTTTCCGTCTAATTAATGCTTGTGCCAAACAGTTATAAGTCATGAGTTTGAATTTAAATCCCTCGACATTTTCACCCTTATGTAACGGTAAAATTGGTCTTTTTATAAATTGCAATTCTGGCGGGAAGTCTGGATCGATGCCTTGTGCCATCATGGCTTCCTTCTTGGCAGCTCTAGCCGCCTCTCTTTCAGCTCTCACTTTAGCAATGTGCTCTGGTGACACTGGGGCCTTCTTACCCTTCTTGCCCTTTGGTTCAGTTTTTGAACCACCCGCTGGTGCATTGGTAATTTTATTATCACTCATATTGATATTCTTGGGTCTTCCTTTGAGTTGCATATAGAGTTATATGTGTTGTTAGTACACATCTTTCATCACCATATGCTTCTAGCGATGGGGTTACCCTGtcaaagtgaaaaattacatcaAGTGAAAAAGTATATCGATGCGACAGCTTGACAAGCAAGCATAGCTACTATCGACGTCGCATAATACTGAATATCGCCCAGATTTTTCCCCTACGTACTCAATTATTCTGAACCCATGGTCTTCTACAAGGTTACATTATCTAGATCACTCATAGGTGTACCTCATACCGTCAGAAATGTGGTAAAGAGTCTGGGACTGGGCAAAAGAGGATCAACAGTTTACAGAAGGGTTACGCCACAATGTGCAGGTTCACTGGCAAAAGTTAAGGAATTGGTGAATGTAGAGGTTACACAGCATGCTCTTACGAAGGAACAACAGAGGGAACTGCGTAAGTCTAATCCAGGATTTACAGTAGAGAAAAGAGTATAGCGCGGTGAGAAAAGTAATAGTACTCATATTGATTGTAGTTATAATAGTAACAATAgtcaaaaataaaatcatGGATATCCTGTATATATGATGTAAAATGATAATTATAATAAGAAAACTAAGTTTCAAGAAATAAAAGGAAGTTGCAATGGGTAAcgaaatgaaaaaaaaaaaaaaaaaaaaaaatacgaaAGTCTTGGAACTCAGAAAACTGTGCCTGTCATTTCGGCTGGCAGAATGTTTCTAcctgaagaattgacaaaactactttcatcttctgcatcatcatctgaaAGCGCTACGCTAAACGAATCAACCATTCGAAAAATGTCACTGCGATCGAGCGCTTTACCATCAAAACTCAACTCAAAACTATCATTGAGAGCACCCGTACCATTTAGTGAACGTGCAACTTGTAGCGGTGGTTGAGGTTTTCTGGgcttttgtaaaaattcGATAAATCTGGAttgtaaatcttccaaCCGATAGTAACGAATACTCATATCACCAAATAGAGACAATGGTTGATAAGAATGGTATTTGGACCTATAGACCCTCTCGATTTGATTCTTTAAGGCTCTATGGGTATCTTGGCAAACCAATAAGGGGATCGACAGTTTATAAATCTTATTACCTGGATAAGACTTACCATTTTTGGAGGCGGTATTAATGATTGGTTTCAATCTACCATCATCAGATCTAGCGCTATCGAGATCCACCGGATCTGAGAAATACctgttggtgaaattgttttCTTGTTTAACTGGATCCACTTTTTCTAACTCGTAGATACTACTAATCTCCTTGTATTTGGGTGGGCCTCTAGCCTGCAGATTCGATGATCTGGGGCCCTTACGATGAGGAGATCCTGTCAAGCTCGACTTGGTGTTCTTGGCTCCCATCCTTTGAGGAGATCTCCTCAATCTGTTTTCATTCATAGAGAGAATTGGAATCGCTGCTGGAGTTGCCGGAGTTGCCGGAGTTGCTGGAGTTGCTGGAGCCGCTAGCGGTAATCCAGTAGCTTCACCTTTTTCCCAACCACCATTATAGTAGGAAGTCGTATCGAGAACTTTTTTATTGTTCAATGTTCTCTTCGTTGGGGAAGAACTCTGGGAATTGATATCAAATTCAGGTAACTCTGCAGCTGGGAAGGAAAGATCTATTGCCTTACCATCTTCTAGGCCTAGCATCCCCACAAGCGCCAATGATGCTTCTTGATAGGAGATCAATAATGAAATGCCTTCAATATTTTTATGAATGGGAAGTGAAAACTCTGTAATTCTCCCGATCTGACCTTCTTATATCATCGATGCCCTGAAAGTTTTGTGTTTATCTGATTACCCTTTTAGGAAGGACAATAGTGTCATGTGACAAGTGTCAGTCCTCGGATCtgaaataataataataatattattaaaTATATCTATATAAATATGTACATATGGGAATACTATATACAAAGGCTATATGATCTCAAGATATTTTTGAGAACAATCGCAGCTTTGAGTTTTATGTAGCTATTTTTTCAGTTCTGATTCCACGACCATTTCTTCCAGCTGCGGAGAACAATGGAATCAATCCTGCGTCTCTACATTTGGAATTATAGATCAGCTTGATGGTTGGACTCCGGGACTTCAAAAAAACTTCAGTATTCTCTGGGTATCATTTGTGCTATATGCAGGTATTCCTTTGTATTAAAAATATTTacaggaaaaaaaaaaagaaaatcattATAATTCCATTTCCAATAGACCCTCTAAAGCATCgatttttgtaattctacAGTTTTCTATAATGTCACCAATGACAGGATGTGAGATTTCGTTGGGTTTTAATTTTAGTGTCGCCCTCGCAGATGAATAATCTGGTAGTACGCATCTGACAAAACCGACTTGTGGCACAGAGTTAATCATGACActgaatttcttgtttttgtcATTTTCCACCAATTGCTTCAGATATTTGAGGGTCCAATAAGTATTGGAACAACGGCTTGCATCCTTCAGAATAGAGTCGCGTGATTGGATATGCCATACAAATCTATCAACGTCGTCTTTGTTAAAGCACAGCGGAAGACCCTTCAGGAGCCTATGTATTTGTAAATGGTTTATCATATCTGGGAATCTCCTTAGCGGTGAAGTAACAGTCAAATAGTGTGGGGCACCTATCATTTCGTGTCGATAACCATCACTGGAATAGAAACTGCTGTTTAGAATGGTAGATATCATACAGATATCTTTGAATGTAAGTGATTTGCCTTCTTTGATCTTGGATTTCAATAATTCGTACTCGTTTTGGGCCTGTGGGCCCAATGCTAGTGGTTGATAACATCTAAACACACCGGGTAGATTATTATCCTTGAAGAATTGTCCTGATAAAGTATTGGCTAAAATCATCATTTCGGAAACGAGAACTGAGGAGGGCGTTTCTAATTGATCCTTGAATGAAACTTTTTGTAGAACCCCATTTTCATCAGGGGATAGGGCTACTTGGCCTTTGTTAAACTCACTACCAAAAACAACAGCCTGTTGGGTGTTTATTCTATTAGCACGTAAATTTTGGGAAATCGCGTACaactctttcaaatttctttgatcGTCTGTCAGATTAGCACTTCCATTTTTCACCTCAGATGCCTGCGCTAGCATCGAATCTACAGTATTATAGGTGACTTGAGGGAAATTGGAAACTAATCCCAATTTTATTCTGAATGATTCTGGTTGTAATTGGAACTGTCCATTTTTGATCCAAGATCCATCTACCGAAAAAGTTATGGTCTTAG
It encodes the following:
- the NSA1 gene encoding ribosome biosynthesis protein NSA1 (similar to uniprot|P53136 Saccharomyces cerevisiae YGL111W NSA1 Constituent of 66S pre-ribosomal particles involved in 60S ribosomal subunit biogenesis), which gives rise to MRLLISCVDGGSLKEAVCGVGTDSSVQNALQPLKLESINSEGTGNCVEIIHNLGDKFLLARRNGNVELVHFEEEYELKDKISDLLDDSRLEPFYAKSKSRVKLRDAFIMLQPLRNGHFLVVTKSGLVHILKLNQDDDKIVKLKTWEVKAPLDFAQLCDNWEDQKSGNYVFGYGGEENQIKLVEIDADFTNLKQIWEAKNVKNDKLDMRVPVWPTAMKFLQPLKSDNVDKASLNLQFVVITHWSHLAHYSTQRGRRPMVYKQLFDNREPLEKLEINDESTTSLGNIPTDKFQNFALMTTDTKKNVYKYDVSGRLLAKLGNGDISGAVSFVKKVEPGYILQGGLDRYARVFDASTGERLVKIYAGGSINCMVVLDSDRLDPVQRERKEAKRKPVDDAEDAEKLWKQLGKNPKKAKK
- the CUE3 gene encoding Cue3p (similar to uniprot|P53137 Saccharomyces cerevisiae YGL110C CUE3 Protein of unknown function has a CUE domain that binds ubiquitin which may facilitate intramolecular monoubiquitination), translated to MLNKRVVEVDGDSPLISLPIVRFPPFNLRALLIEKDPVVWAHLLETYVIYFEFLNCDNNVEKIDESTYDNLCIFVRSYLHEIAEEEGKVLSLGMNHDVSKQLELLRAWIFSLIKKCGLLHLQIFGEHLWDLVKIYVKENPDSVRGLIDGSLTPQINTQKAQLNRIPQIQQRIKQLVENGKFTRVDLSSFESLLSARSLKPNKFADQFPTTTWLETLELWWAKGKGKHSNIAKQLVIVSLLSASVNAIVSVTSEMGISNLDTLALYPLLGSLLVDEKFSERIGGLRQRLPFLSFNIPTPEAEPEENVLSVEIKEEDIAQLGEIFPHLTAFQRSQLLKRYDGNVELAINALFENPSIAESISAEEREEEHNKSQQNGHVDRNIDNIVMKPMKKPSDKHIKHVPDELKNKTMSWALKLMYERDEDERDDTYDDAEAIHTSDRPDVADGDESGEANGISQFDKIQGYLWGLLKQDKTLFERSKRGTKVRKEMRKETNWADEQIEGWARILERSPQRARILEEKFMFSGNVKTGKTSYVKNKDNESEGGSRSSTPRNKASPSPSTKNTKNTNPSVQRARDEKKKAAKANHNRKRGHDKKLQQAGGP
- the YKU70 gene encoding ATP-dependent DNA helicase YKU70 (similar to uniprot|P32807 Saccharomyces cerevisiae YMR284W YKU70 Forms heterodimer with Yku80p known as Ku binds chromosome ends and is involved in maintaining normal telomere length and structure in addition to participating in the formation of silent chromatin at telomere-proximal genes), whose protein sequence is MSSLDPLNVELEQQDKQHTQSKSYRKYEVHEGIIFCIELSAGMFQELSELNYKVQLVEILETLEQLMSQLVIVRPGTGIGCYFYNCNKDDAKNHIYEFFPLRDINAKSMKKLSDLLDDLANDRITLQKFLPYDESERTPLDFLYGFIQDEFLKEVEGQKAFNNKKVFLFTDNDSPPEAEDNETKSRLRHLVDDMDDHFINFTTFFIGKEEAPFDDSFYSDVLKLGATAEDPNTEFDGPNTTPISASYIKSRVLRKQEVKRIMFQCCLILEERMQFMVGIKGYTIIIQERPGQRYRLVYEKDEVRKEANSKRKFLDSNTGEVIEEGLTKVFPYGDLDITITDEELNEVRKSYTEEESFLKIIGFRDYNKCIHYFNNIDRALFVVPDEFRFEGSIRTLASLFKNLRAKGKVAVVWGKLKTNSHPAVFVLSPSRNEDPNEGFYLYRIPFAEELRRFPQSLIRHNSYDTPEYNQLKDTTKSIIDHFQFAKGYRPSEFRNPDLQKHFKILHDYLLQVEQEEEDDSPESSKQRLLSEDDSLLKLAQIRDKIMDSAQSSDPKKFQLDEYFQLWNRLYEDVSKATTLEDAPRPKPKQPRKKN
- the NGL2 gene encoding RNA exonuclease (similar to uniprot|Q03264 Saccharomyces cerevisiae YMR285C); translated protein: MQLKGRPKNINMSDNKITNAPAGGSKTEPKGKKGKKAPVSPEHIAKVRAEREAARAAKKEAMMAQGIDPDFPPELQFIKRPILPLHKGENVEGFKFKLMTYNCLAQALIRRKLFPTSGDALKWYRRSKVLLNEFKYYNADVICLQEIDYIQYQSFWKDELAKLGYDSQFHRQASKNHGVAIVWKREYFVMTDKMLIDFDRESSGDIPPRTTTNNAGLILSLKFSDKVAQEHNLKKTGIIVGTTHLFWHPFGTFERTRQCYVVLNKVKEFSHRVNVLQNGNDGDHSHWYPFFCGDFNSQPFDSPYLSMTRKPIEYSKRAKTVIECSTSYTFSKMRDGEEDDAEEEEGGNIEKFGTDQPDHPVPQHYEAKDHERELVEQMQSLHNSLDMRAVSLYSVAYRKVHPENAGLDNERGEPEISNWAHTWRGLLDYLFFIRHWDFSDCKEIDSLESFERENSLKIRGLLRVPPGKEMTEHGQPHTGEYPSDHLCMLCELELVN
- the MRPL33 gene encoding mitochondrial 54S ribosomal protein uL30m (highly similar to uniprot|P20084 Saccharomyces cerevisiae YMR286W), with the translated sequence MVFYKVTLSRSLIGVPHTVRNVVKSLGLGKRGSTVYRRVTPQCAGSLAKVKELVNVEVTQHALTKEQQRELRKSNPGFTVEKRV
- a CDS encoding uncharacterized protein (some similarities with uniprot|Q03208 Saccharomyces cerevisiae YML119W), whose translation is MLGLEDGKAIDLSFPAAELPEFDINSQSSSPTKRTLNNKKVLDTTSYYNGGWEKGEATGLPLAAPATPATPATPATPAAIPILSMNENRLRRSPQRMGAKNTKSSLTGSPHRKGPRSSNLQARGPPKYKEISSIYELEKVDPVKQENNFTNRYFSDPVDLDSARSDDGRLKPIINTASKNGKSYPGNKIYKLSIPLLVCQDTHRALKNQIERVYRSKYHSYQPLSLFGDMSIRYYRLEDLQSRFIEFLQKPRKPQPPLQVARSLNGTGALNDSFELSFDGKALDRSDIFRMVDSFSVALSDDDAEDESSFVNSSGRNILPAEMTGTVF